Proteins found in one Podarcis muralis chromosome 5, rPodMur119.hap1.1, whole genome shotgun sequence genomic segment:
- the GPR37L1 gene encoding G-protein coupled receptor 37-like 1 yields MPLPWTMMLLLPFLQPLETRGKEGAAPLLQEPSISSRREQRAGEGHLTRHFVSPEALLEMPGRPGRLRWPGPLGNQRGQQVSEEQLRWRRTRRGTEDEDPKPVQQYVPGVKVEFPRPVLPGSLRPTKALVPSSTYPSEQRQRSPAVHGATEPQDNMTVASGKRPQIQNPLYPVTESSYSAYAVMFLSLIVFAVGIIGNLSVMCIVWHNYYMKSAWNSILASLAFWDFLILFFCLPVVIFNEITKKRLLGSISCRVVPFMEVSSLGVTTFSLCALGIDRFHAATSPQAKLRPIEHCHSIIAKLAVIWVGSMTLSVPEILLWQLAQDTSPVSGVVTDYCTMKPSQDLPESIYSLVLTYQNARMWWYFGCYFCLPILFTVSCQLVTRRVSSPDKTDCRGSKHGQCESQLNCTVIGLTVIYGLCTIPENVSNIVVAYLSPDMAKQTLDLLSLVNQFFLFFKCSVTPVLLLCLCKPLGQAFMDCCCCCCDECGQEAASSDGGSDGKLKTEMSSSIFFDKPRESPTPVGAVGTPC; encoded by the exons ATGCCTTTGCCTTGGACAATGATGCTTTTGCTTCCTTTCCTGCAGCCTCTGGAGACCAGGGGGAAGGAAGGTGCTGCCCCGCTTCTTCAAGAGCCTTCGATATCCTCCAGGAGGGAGCAGAGGGCTGGAGAGGGTCATTTAACAAGGCACTTTGTCTCCCCAGAGGCGCTGCTGGAGATGCCTGGAAGACCGGGCAGGCTGAGATGGCCAGGGCCCCTTGGCAATCAGAGGGGGCAGCAGGTGTCGGAAGAGCAACTGAGGTGGAGAAGGACTCGCCGGGGAACCGAGGATGAAGATCCCAAGCCAGTTCAGCAGTACGTTCCGGGAGTAAAAGTGGAGTTTCCTCGGCCCGTGCTCCCTGGCAGCTTACGGCCCACCAAGGCCCTGGTGCCGTCCAGCACGTATCCCTCTGAGCAGCGCCAGCGGAGTCCGGCGGTCCACGGGGCCACAGAACCCCAGGACAATATGACTGTGGCATCAGGGAAGCGCCCTCAGATCCAAAACCCTCTGTACCCAGTGACCGAGAGCTCTTACAGCGCCTACGCTGTCATGTTCCTGTCCCTCATTGTCTTTGCCGTGGGCATCATTGGGAACCTCTCCGTGATGTGCATCGTCTGGCACAACTACTACATGAAAAGTGCCTGGAACTCCATCTTGGCCAGCCTTGCCTTCTGGGACTTCCTCATCCTCTTCTTCTGCCTGCCAGTGGTTATCTTCAATGAGATCaccaagaagaggctgctggggaGCATCTCCTGCCGCGTGGTGCCTTTCATGGAG GTGTCTTCATTGGGCGTAACCACCTTCAGTCTCTGCGCTCTGGGCATTGACAGATTCCATGCGGCCACCAGTCCGCAAGCCAAGCTGCGACCCATTGAGCACTGCCATTCCATCATTGCCAAGCTGGCTGTCATCTGGGTGGGTTCCATGACTCTTTCCGTCCCAGAGATCCTCCTCTGGCAGCTGGCGCAAGACACCTCACCAGTCTCCGGCGTCGTGACTGACTACTGCACCATGAAGCCTTCCCAGGACCTGCCAGAATCTATTTACTCTCTGGTCCTGACTTACCAGAACGCCAGGATGTGGTGGTACTTCGGATGCTACTTCTGCCTGCCCATCCTCTTCACTGTCAGCTGCCAACTGGTCACTAGAAGAGTCAGCAGCCCAGACAAGACCGACTGCCGTGGCAGTAAGCACGGGCAGTGCGAGAGCCAACTCAACTGCACCGTGATCGGCCTGACAGTGATCTATGGTCTCTGCACAATTCCAGAGAACGTCAGCAATATCGTTGTGGCTTACCTATCTCCTGACATGGCCAAGCAAACCCTGGACCTGCTAAGTCTCGTCAACCAGTTCTTCTTGTTCTTCAAGTGCTCGGTGACTccggtgctgctgctgtgcctctGCAAGCCGCTGGGCCAGGCTTTcatggactgctgctgctgctgctgcgacgaGTGTGGTCAGGAAGCTGCCTCCAGCGACGGCGGCTCCGACGGCAAGCTGAAAACCGAGATGTCTTCTTCCATCTTCTTTGACAAGCCCCGGGAATCGCCTACCCCTGTGGGGGCGGTTGGCACGCCATGCTAA